The Stackebrandtia nassauensis DSM 44728 genome includes the window GGAACGCCAGACCTGAATCTGAGAGGTGAAACGCGGTGGACCCGACCATTCGCCAGGCTCGCGACGAGGACCTTCCGACGCTCATCGACCGGCTGGGGCAGCGGTTCTACTTCACCGAACGACTGCGGCGCCAGCGCCAGGATCGCGGGCGGCTGTTCATAGCCCTCGTCGACGGCCGACCGGCCGGAGACATCTACGTCTCCCTGGAACCGGCCGACGAGCCCGAACTGCGACTCCACCTGCGGGCCGTCCCGCTGCTCCAGCACCTGGAGGTGCGGGACGGCCTGCGCAACCGGG containing:
- a CDS encoding GNAT family N-acetyltransferase, producing MDPTIRQARDEDLPTLIDRLGQRFYFTERLRRQRQDRGRLFIALVDGRPAGDIYVSLEPADEPELRLHLRAVPLLQHLEVRDGLRNRGIGTRLITAAETFLKGLDFKQVALGVALDNHDAIRLYQQLDYREWIHSPTTTFREHFDSDGNVSRQQEQCRIFVKQLPQIE